In the Deltaproteobacteria bacterium genome, one interval contains:
- a CDS encoding exodeoxyribonuclease VII large subunit, with the protein MKAVYSVTELTMHIKNLLEENFRRVWVEGEINNFKHHSSGHMYFSLQDEKSSIRAVIYRSTTQKIDFLPKNGMKVIALGNIGVYPPRGEYQLIVGHIEPEGLGAKQLAFDQLKQELEKKGYFEHKKPIPPFPKKIIVVTSPTGAAVRDIVNIISRRAKGIELYIYPVQVQGETAKYEIAQALNIINTGFIDVDVVILSRGGGSWEDLWTFNERKIAEAIHACRYPLISAIGHEVDFTIADFVADLRAPTPSAAAELVVKNRFELLEKINLIRNSIKNNALRMFEMRKREYDLTWGEKNILRFISSLQDRMRKIDDLAEKIIREINIVYERKGEQFKGLREKLSALNPTSILKRGYSITYNEAGQVIKTVKDVSLKSTLKTQLQDGIVKSRVEKISPQ; encoded by the coding sequence ATGAAGGCTGTCTATTCTGTAACAGAACTCACTATGCATATAAAAAATCTTTTAGAAGAAAATTTCCGCAGAGTGTGGGTAGAAGGAGAAATAAACAATTTCAAACATCACTCTTCTGGACACATGTATTTTTCATTACAGGATGAAAAAAGCAGCATACGAGCGGTAATTTACAGAAGTACAACTCAAAAGATAGACTTTTTGCCAAAAAATGGAATGAAAGTTATTGCTTTGGGCAATATTGGCGTCTATCCTCCTCGGGGTGAATATCAACTCATCGTAGGACATATTGAACCTGAAGGATTGGGAGCAAAACAACTTGCTTTTGATCAATTGAAACAAGAATTGGAAAAAAAGGGTTATTTTGAACATAAAAAACCCATTCCTCCTTTCCCCAAAAAGATTATAGTGGTAACCTCTCCCACTGGCGCAGCTGTTAGAGACATTGTCAATATTATTTCACGAAGAGCAAAAGGTATTGAACTTTACATCTATCCAGTGCAAGTTCAAGGAGAAACAGCAAAATATGAGATAGCACAGGCTCTTAATATAATAAATACAGGTTTTATTGATGTAGATGTGGTGATTTTATCCCGAGGCGGAGGTTCGTGGGAAGATTTGTGGACATTCAATGAAAGGAAGATAGCGGAAGCAATTCACGCCTGTCGTTATCCTTTAATCAGTGCTATAGGTCATGAGGTAGATTTTACCATTGCAGATTTCGTTGCAGATTTGCGTGCACCCACTCCTTCAGCCGCAGCAGAACTGGTTGTAAAAAACAGATTTGAACTTTTGGAAAAAATAAATTTAATTAGAAATAGTATAAAAAACAATGCCTTAAGGATGTTTGAAATGAGAAAGAGAGAATATGACCTTACCTGGGGTGAAAAAAACATACTTAGATTTATCTCTTCATTACAGGATAGGATGAGAAAAATAGATGATTTAGCAGAAAAGATAATTAGAGAAATAAATATTGTATATGAGAGAAAAGGGGAACAATTTAAGGGACTAAGGGAGAAATTAAGTGCGCTTAACCCTACATCTATTTTAAAAAGAGGTTATTCCATAACATACAATGAAGCAGGACAGGTAATAAAAACTGTAAAGGATGTTTCTCTTAAATCTACATTAAAAACACAACTGCAAGATGGCATTGTTAAGTCCAGGGTAGAGAAAATCTCTCCACAATAA